TGCGGGAACGTTAAATATTAACACACACAATGTTATTGTACGTCACATTCGTGTACGTCGTGGTGTTCCTGTTGGTGGACAAGGAGATGATAATATTGGTGGAAATCCAGATCATCATATAATCATCGATCATTGTTCGACAAGTTGGGGAATGGACGAAAACATTTCACTTTACCGCCAAATGAGACCTTCACTAGATGGCAGTAAGAGAATTAAAGTTCCTGCAGAAAATATTACCATTCAATGGACCATTTCTAGCGAAGCACTTGATGCTCGAGGACATGCTTTTGGAGGCACTTGGGGTGGGAATCCCTCTACGTTTCATCATAATCTTTTTGCTTGTAATACAGCTAGAAACCCATCTATAGGTATGTCTGGTGACTTTGATTTTCGTAACAATGTTATCTTTAACTGGGGTCATCGAAGTATGGATGGAGGAGATGAAACGTCTCAAGTAAATGTCATCAATAATTACTATAAACCTGGTCCTGCTACTAAAGAAAAGATACGAGCTGTCTTTGCTCGTATTGAACAAAGAAGTATGTATTCTCCTGGAAGTGCTTGGGCTGAAGGCGAATGGTATACTAAGGCTGAAAACAGACCAGGAAAATGGTATGTAGCTGGTAATATTATGCATGGTAATAAAGAGCTTATTAATAACAACTGGGCTGGTATGCAAGGTCCTGAAAAAATAGCTCGTGTAAATACACCATTTGTAGGTTGGCCTGTTGCTCCACATGAAACAGCGGATGCCGCTTATCAATCTGTGCTAGCAAAAGTTGGTGCTACATTGCCAAAAAGAGATGCTGTAGATATTCGTGTAACGGAAATGGTTCGTTATGGAAAAACTACGACTGAGACAGGTATTCTTAAAGATATTTCGGAAGTTGGTGGTTATCCTAATTTAACTTACGATGCTACCAAAGTTCTTGTTGATACTGACGGTGATGGTATGCCTGATACATGGGAAGAAAAATATAATCTTGATTCTAAAAACTCGTCTGATGGTGCTATTGATTCCGATGACGATGGGTATACAAATGTAGAAGAATACCTTAATAGCACGAACCCAAATGAAAAAATTAATTATCGAAATCTTGGTAATAACATTGATACAATAAGTTAATTCAAACTCTCGCTCTTTTGTAAGTAAAAAAGGGTTTTGTGAAAATTTTGATTATTTAGTTAGCATAAAAACCGCTTAAAGCAATTTGTTTTAGGCGGTTTTTTTATGATTTTGAGGGTATTCTGCTGCTTTTCGTAAGTTGGATAGTACTAAGTAATTAATTTATACGTCTCAAGTTTGTTTTTTAAAACAACAAAACAAGAAATTCTGAGTTGTGTCAAATGGTGTTAAATGGTCTTCTGTAATGCACTTGATTTTGTCAAATCCATTTTTCAATTCTAATGTTAACTCATCTTCATTGTATTGCTTTATTTCGACACCGCTACATTTTTTAGGTCCATTTTTGGAAAAGGTTCCAATTATCAAGAATCCACTTATAGATTGTTTTGCAATTTTTATATATTTTTCTATTTGTTTAGTCTTTGTTAGAAAATGAAAGGTTGCCCTGTCGTGCCAAACATCAAAAGTCATGTTAGGTTCAAATTCCGTAATATCGCTTACAATCCAATTTACTTTATTTGCTTTTTCTCCAAGTCGTATTTTTGCTTTTTCAAGTGATTTAGCCGAAATGTCAAGTACAGTAACATTTTCAAATCCTTCATCAAGTAAGTAATCGACAAGTTTGCTGTCACCACCACCTATATCTATTATTTTGGCAGTTTTCTTCAGTCCGAAAGAATGGATAAATTCAAGTGAAGTTTTAGGCATTTTTTGCGTCCAACTAACTTGATCTGGATTTTTAGTTTCATAAACTGTTTCCCAATGTTTCTTTCTATCTAATGTCATTGCTATGTCTCATTTTTTAGCATGTAGTCCATGTCAAAATAAAGTTACGTATCAGTAAATTATTTGATTGCTAAACTAAAGTTAGCTATTTTTTCTGATAAGTACAAGAAGCTGATTACCTATAAAAATTCATTTCATCTAAATACTCCCAAACATATTCTGGCAGCATGGGTTTTACGTTTTTACCAGCTTTAATAGCATTACGTATAAACGTTGAAGAAAGTTGCATGATAGGTGCATCAACAGTATGAATTTTTTTATGCCCGTTAAATTGAGTAACTACTTTGTTTTCAGAAATACGAGGATACACATAAATATCATGGTTTTCAAGAATGAGTTGGTAGTTTTTCCATTTATGAAAACCTTTTAAATTGTCTTCACCCATAATTAAAGCAAACTCATAATCGGGATGCTTTTCTTGTAAATAAGTAAGCGTATTAATAGTATAACTAGGTTGTGGTAAACTAAACTCGATATCGCTAGGTTTTAGTTTTGGATACTCTTTAGTAGCACGATAAACCATTTCTAATCGCTGATAATTATCTAGTAAACTACTTTTCTTTTTAAACGGATTGTGAGGTGTTACTACAAACCAAACTTGGTCTAAATCGCTATATTCTGCTATATGGTTTGCAATAACTAAATGCCCGATGTGTATGGGATTAAATGAGCCAAAATACAATCCAATTTTCATCTGCTTATTTTTATTTTATTAATTAGGTCAGATGTAACATCCATTTAATCTTTTTTTATGCAATCTAATTTTTAATTATGAATGTTTCATTAAAAACGATTTAAGATTTTAAAAAATTACGAACTAAACTTTCAGCTTCAGTTAAGGCTTTTTCTAAATTATCATTAACGACTATAACATCAAATAAAGGTGCCGTAGCAAGTTCTGCTGAAGCTTTAGAAACACGCATGTTTATTTTATCTTCACTTTCAGTTTTACGTTTTTTTAGTCTAATTTTAAGGGCATCAATACTAGGCGGTTTAACAAAAATAGCTAAGGTCTCTTCTGGAAATTTTCGTTTTATACGTAAACCACCAGACACATCAATATCAAAAATAACATGTTTGCCCATAGCCCAAATACGCTCGACTTCAGTTTTTAAAGTGCCGTAAAAATTATCGCGATACACTTCTTCCCATTCTAAAAACTCATCGTTTTTAATTTTGTTTTTAAATTCTTTTAACGATAAGAAATAGTAATCTTTTGCATGAACTTCTGTGCCTCGTTTTTCTCGTGAGGTTGCCGATATGGAGAATTCTAAATTTAAATCTTCAATACCTAATAAATGCTTTACTATGGTTGTTTTTCCAGAACCTGATGGTGCTGAAAAAACGATGAGTTTGCCTTGTTTTGTATGATCTTGTTCTGCCAAGTTTAATGTTTTTATAGACACTTCGACTGCGCTCAGTGTGACATTACGAATTTAATTTGTCTAACTATATTTTTTTGCTTTTTTAAAGGGCATTCAATAATTGTTCCTTAATTTTTTCTAGTTCATCTTTCATCTGCACTACTAATTGTTGCATAGGCGCATAATTACTTTTAGAACCAATGGTGTTAATTTCTCGTCCCATTTCCTGACTAATAAATCCTAGTTTTTTCCCATTAGATTCTTTAGAATTTATAGTTTCTAAAAAATAATTTAGGTGATTTTTTAGGCGTACTTTTTCTTCAGTTATATCAAATTTTTCAATGTAATAAACCAATTCTTGTTCAAAACGGTTTTCATCGTACTTTTCTTTTAATTCTTCAACGCCTTTAAGTAAACGCTCTCTAACACCTTCAACACGCTCAGGATCCATAGTTATTACTTGTTCAAGTAAATCATCAATGCTTTTTACACGCATATTAAAATCTTGTTCAAGAACCTTTCCTTCATTTAATCGATGATTAATTAAATCTGTAACAGCTGTGTGTATTTCGTTTTCAATAAGTTGCCACTCATTCTCATCAATTTCTTCACGCACAGTATTTAAGGCATCAGGAAACCGAACAGCCATTTTAAGTAGTTCTATATCGCTACCATCTACTACATTTTTTAACTGTTGTATATATTGCTTAACAACAGGCGTGTTTATTTGTGTTGAGGTATCTTCGGCAGTCGTTTCAACATAAATAGAAAAATCTATTTTACCACGAACCAATTCATTAGCAATAAGCTTTCTTATAGAAAGTTCTTTTTCTCTATAAATAGAAGGCATTCTTGCATTTAAATCGAGACTTTTGCTATTAAGAGATTTTAACTCTATACTAACTTTTTTTGAGGGTAATTGCAATACAGATTTTCCGTAACCTGTCATTGAATATATCATAAACGTATGTATTTAAGATTTACAAAGGTAATTAAAACCTAAGTGATAGAAAATAATTAATTTTTACAGTATTTGATGTGTTTTTCTCAATTCTATGATATTAAATAGTTTTCTTTAATTGTGTTTTTCAAAATAATAGTAGTTTTATATCTAATTACCGAATGACTGAAAATAGGATATATGTTTAAAAAGTTTGTATTAGTATGTGTTTCAGTAGTTTTTGTAAACTGTAAATCTGATGTAAAAGAAGTTAAAGAGGATAATAATTTACAAGCGGAATTAGAATATAAAGCACAAGCTGTATTAGGAGAAGGCGCTTTTTGGAATTATAAAACTCAGGAATTATACTGGATAGATATAGATAGTAAACGTTTTAATATTTATAATCCTAAAACCAAAACAAATAAATTTTTAGAAACACCATCTAAAATTGGAACTGTAGTTCCTGTTAATGATACTATTGTTTTAGCAGCATTAGAAGATGGGGTTTATAAAATGAATATTAATTCTGGAACAAGTACTTTGTTTACAGGCATGAAGGAAGATTTGTTTGAAAGTAGATTGAATGATGGAAAATGTGATCCAGCGGGTCGGTTTTGGGTAGGTTCTATGCATAATCAATATGAAACAGGAAAAGCAAATTTATATAGTATTAATTCTGATAGTTTATTAGTGAAAAAAATAGATAGTGTGACTATCTCTAATGGTATAGTTTGGACTTCAGATACTAAAACGATGTATTATATCGATACTCCAACTTCCCAAATTAGAGCCTATGATTACAATAACGAAACAGGTGATATTACTAATGCAAGAGTTGCTGTTCAAATTCCAGAATCTTTAGGTATGCCAGATGGTATGAGTATAGACGAAGAAAATATGTTGTGGGTTGGTATGTGGAATGGTAATGCCGTTATAAGATTTAACCCAATTACGGGTAAGGTTGATAGAAAGGTTAATGTACCTGCACATAATATTACATCGTGTGCTTTTGGAGGTAAAAATTTAGATACTCTTTATATTACTTCTGCACGCACTGATATGACTGATGATGAATTGAAAAAATATCCGCTTTCAGGGTCGGTTTTTAAAGTTGTACCTGGAGTTAAAGGTGTGAAGAGCCATTTTTTCAAAGAGAAATAATTTTATAAATGGTTTAAAAATGAAGTTTATAAAAAGTACTATTCTACTATCAGTTTTTTTCTTAC
The nucleotide sequence above comes from Flavobacteriaceae bacterium HL-DH10. Encoded proteins:
- the nadD gene encoding nicotinate (nicotinamide) nucleotide adenylyltransferase, coding for MKIGLYFGSFNPIHIGHLVIANHIAEYSDLDQVWFVVTPHNPFKKKSSLLDNYQRLEMVYRATKEYPKLKPSDIEFSLPQPSYTINTLTYLQEKHPDYEFALIMGEDNLKGFHKWKNYQLILENHDIYVYPRISENKVVTQFNGHKKIHTVDAPIMQLSSTFIRNAIKAGKNVKPMLPEYVWEYLDEMNFYR
- the gmk gene encoding guanylate kinase, with protein sequence MAEQDHTKQGKLIVFSAPSGSGKTTIVKHLLGIEDLNLEFSISATSREKRGTEVHAKDYYFLSLKEFKNKIKNDEFLEWEEVYRDNFYGTLKTEVERIWAMGKHVIFDIDVSGGLRIKRKFPEETLAIFVKPPSIDALKIRLKKRKTESEDKINMRVSKASAELATAPLFDVIVVNDNLEKALTEAESLVRNFLKS
- a CDS encoding class I SAM-dependent methyltransferase; this translates as MTLDRKKHWETVYETKNPDQVSWTQKMPKTSLEFIHSFGLKKTAKIIDIGGGDSKLVDYLLDEGFENVTVLDISAKSLEKAKIRLGEKANKVNWIVSDITEFEPNMTFDVWHDRATFHFLTKTKQIEKYIKIAKQSISGFLIIGTFSKNGPKKCSGVEIKQYNEDELTLELKNGFDKIKCITEDHLTPFDTTQNFLFCCFKKQT
- a CDS encoding YicC/YloC family endoribonuclease, producing the protein MIYSMTGYGKSVLQLPSKKVSIELKSLNSKSLDLNARMPSIYREKELSIRKLIANELVRGKIDFSIYVETTAEDTSTQINTPVVKQYIQQLKNVVDGSDIELLKMAVRFPDALNTVREEIDENEWQLIENEIHTAVTDLINHRLNEGKVLEQDFNMRVKSIDDLLEQVITMDPERVEGVRERLLKGVEELKEKYDENRFEQELVYYIEKFDITEEKVRLKNHLNYFLETINSKESNGKKLGFISQEMGREINTIGSKSNYAPMQQLVVQMKDELEKIKEQLLNAL
- a CDS encoding polysaccharide lyase, which translates into the protein MKKSLRIIRSSMLIFVITSVLSCNAQNGSDTDKQQPEIGQIPPHPPRLPEGVIPAFPGAWGGGMFTTGGRGGKVFAVTNLNDNGQGSLRAALEAEGPRIVVFQVAGTIKIKKDLNINHPDITIAGQSAPGDGICIAGTLNINTHNVIVRHIRVRRGVPVGGQGDDNIGGNPDHHIIIDHCSTSWGMDENISLYRQMRPSLDGSKRIKVPAENITIQWTISSEALDARGHAFGGTWGGNPSTFHHNLFACNTARNPSIGMSGDFDFRNNVIFNWGHRSMDGGDETSQVNVINNYYKPGPATKEKIRAVFARIEQRSMYSPGSAWAEGEWYTKAENRPGKWYVAGNIMHGNKELINNNWAGMQGPEKIARVNTPFVGWPVAPHETADAAYQSVLAKVGATLPKRDAVDIRVTEMVRYGKTTTETGILKDISEVGGYPNLTYDATKVLVDTDGDGMPDTWEEKYNLDSKNSSDGAIDSDDDGYTNVEEYLNSTNPNEKINYRNLGNNIDTIS
- a CDS encoding SMP-30/gluconolactonase/LRE family protein, yielding MFKKFVLVCVSVVFVNCKSDVKEVKEDNNLQAELEYKAQAVLGEGAFWNYKTQELYWIDIDSKRFNIYNPKTKTNKFLETPSKIGTVVPVNDTIVLAALEDGVYKMNINSGTSTLFTGMKEDLFESRLNDGKCDPAGRFWVGSMHNQYETGKANLYSINSDSLLVKKIDSVTISNGIVWTSDTKTMYYIDTPTSQIRAYDYNNETGDITNARVAVQIPESLGMPDGMSIDEENMLWVGMWNGNAVIRFNPITGKVDRKVNVPAHNITSCAFGGKNLDTLYITSARTDMTDDELKKYPLSGSVFKVVPGVKGVKSHFFKEK